Genomic segment of Nitrosopumilaceae archaeon AB1(1):
TCTCATCCCTCTTATCATAGTTCTGCTTTTGGTTCTTGGAACAACACTATCCAGGTACACAGAAATTAATGTAGAATATTTTGCTACCCAGTCATATATTGCTCTATATGATGTATCAACATCCATCATTTCATAATATTTCGAAATCTGCCTAACAGACATACCTGAAAAATACATCTGCATGGCACCAGTAATTATTTTATCAGTATACTCCATTTTCCCAAATCCAAAATTAACAGTAAATTTTCTATTACATTCCAAACACTCGAATATTTGTACTTTGCCTGATTTATTCTTTCTAAATCCATCTTTCTTTATTTTTCCACTATCATAATATTTGCATAGTTTGAGATTAGAACGTTCCATTATATGAAAATCTGAATTTTTGGATTGCCACTAATATTTTTTGGAGCATATATACCAGAAGATGTGAAATAATAAATAGGAATATACTTAATTAAAAGTCATAATAAAATTACATATTGAATACATAAACAAAATCATAAAGATAACAATCTGTGATACAAAGAAAATTATTGTATTGTATATTTCTCAAGCATATTTTTATTAAATAAGATAAGATTTAGTGTGTGAAAATAAAGTCTGAATCTAAGATGGATCCAATCTATAAATCTTGTAACTATAGTTTGGTTAATATTTTTTATAATCGGTCTATTGGCATTTGATACCGAATTATTTGGATATGGTGAACCTATAATCACAATACCTGAAATACTTGCAAACTACTGGGACATAATATCGTGTATAATTTGGTTTGTGTTTGCTTTTGACGTGTATCTAAAATATAGAGAAAGTGAGAATTGGAAAATATTTTTGAGGAAGCATTGGTTTGATATTGTGTTACTGATACCATTTTTCAGATTATTTAGAATTCTTCAACTATTAAGATTATTAAAAACTCTGAAATTTATCAAAGTTGGTCTAGGATTTTTCAAAATGTATAGAAAATCTAAAAAGTTTAAAAAATGATGTATTTTCCAACATTATGGATTGATTTAGAAATAAGAACCACATACATAATTAAATTTAGAAAACCCTTCAATAACTTCAATAGTATGTCTTTTGATAGAATGTGACATAGCATAAAAGATTAATTGAAAATTTCAAAATTCATATAACTTTTTGATTTAGTACTATTCATTAATTGGTTGGCTATATTATCAAAACAAGACATAAATTTAAATCAAACTTCAATCCGATATTGACAAAAACAATTGTTTTATTTAATAATAAAGGCGGTGTTGGAAAAACAACATTTTTGTTTCATTTAGGATATGCCTTGGAAAGATTAGGCAAAAAAATTTTATTTGTTAACGCGGATCCTCAATGTAGTTTAACTTCTTACATTTGTACAAACGATGAAATTGAAAAATATTGGAATTCAAAATGCAGTTTGTACAATGTGATAGAACCATTAGTAAAGGGTTCAGGAGATATTAAAGAAGTAAGTCCATATATTGTAAAAGATAGAAACATACGTTTAATCGTGGGTGATGTATTGCTTAGTTCTTTTGAGCCGTTGTTATCTTCTACATGGGTTGAATCATTAGCTGGTGAAGAAAAAGGATTTAGAATCAGTTCGGCTATTTATAGAGCGTTTCAAAAAATTGCAAGTGACAATACATTAGATTATGTTTTAATAGATGTTGGACCCAATTTGGGTAGTTTAAATCGTTCTATATTACTATCTTGTGATTATTTTTTAATTCCAATAATACCAGATATGTTTTCATTACGTGGTTTGAGTAACATAGGTTCGACTTTTAGTAAATGGATTATAAATTGGGCAGATGCAAAAAAAAGATTTGAAAAGGATGTCGAAACATTACCTTTTGGTATACAAAGTGGAAGACCAGCATTTGCAGGTATAATAAATCAACAATTTAACATAAGTGGTGGTAAAATTACAAGATCTTTCAAATACTGGGCTGACGAAAGTAAACCAGTTATAGAAGAAAAAATTATCAATGTCTTTGAAAAATTAGGAGATGATATGTTGGTTGATCTCAACGGTGGTTCTTATCAATTAGGAGATTTCAAAAACTATCATGGTCTAGCCGCTGATTCTCAAAAATATAAAAAACCCATATCTGAACTTAAAGGAGTTGCTGGCGTAAATCCAGGAAATGCACATAGTTTCAAAACTAATGAAAGTGAATTCAGAAAAGTTGCTACCAGAATAATCGAAAAAACATAAAACTGAGATCAGATCCATATGATAATTTTGTAGTTTTTCTTTTAATAGTTTAAATTATCTTGAGTTAAAATATTGATATGGAAATTTTAGGAGGTATTATTACGTCTATAATGGGTCTTGTGGTTGCCTTAGTTGCATTATTAATTACGAATAGACAAATAACTCTACAGAAACTTGAATATAAAAAAAATTTAGCGCAATCATCTATTACACATTTTCACACTGTGTATAGTGAATATCTTTGTTTAGATTCATTCAAATATGATATGATGGAACTTATAATTGCTCAAGTCGAAGGAAAATATAAAGATAAAATATTTACAAAGGGGCAAGCACATGCTATCTTGAAAGATTTTGAAGGAATTTCATATTTATGGAAAACAAAAGTAGTATCTAATGAATTGATCAATTCATATTTTGGCTTGTACCTTACAATGATGAATAATCATCCTAAAATTGTTAACATGATTAATATGAAAATCGATGAAAAATATGTATTTCCAAATCTTATAGAATTATTGAAATTATATCCTAATCAAAAAAATTAATATTTAATAAATTCAAACTCACTATTGCGAAATTATCTATGTGATGTCGTATAAAATTCGCCTTAAATTCATTCAAATATGATCCCTTGATAGCTTCACAAAATCCATAACTGGATGATTTCACAAAGGGCGTTCAATTAGGAGGGTAGAATTTGGATCGTCATGACTGTTTTCCCCTTTGTAACACCTGAATTGAACATTAGTCTGAAAAGATCATGATTTTGAACAGTGTATGAAAGTATGTTTTATAGACATTTAACAAAATAGCTATTTAGACAGATCTTGCATATATAGGTCATCATTATAATGATGATAAAAGGCGATATATCATCATTATAATGATGATAAAAGGCGATATATCATCATTATACTGATGACCTATATAAAGAACATTTGATTTTGAAAAATGCGTGACATCAATAGATTATTCCCTAGATTATTTTTTTGAGACAGGCAACAATATCGTCTGATATCATATGACCACTCTGAATCTTCTCTTATAGCAGAATGATTATACAATATCATGAAACATCATCTCTCACACACAAATTCCAAGATTAATGACGCTATACAAATAATTCAAGCAGGCATGAGTGTTACTAATCTTGATGATATAATTAAAAAACATCTAAACACCTTTGATGAGTCTGATCCCATCTATATCGTTGCATATGGTAAAGCATCAGTAATCATGACTGAATCAGTTGGTAAACTTTTCAGTGTAAGGGGTGGTGTTGTAATATTACCATCAGGGTATAATCACAATCTGAATTCTTCTAAATATGATATATTGTATGCAGATCATCCAACTCCTAGTGAAAATAGTATATATGCTGCAAAACATGTTTTGAGTTTTCTAAAACAACGTTCACCTAACGATCTAGTGTTATTTTTAATATCTGGTGGGGGTTCTTCTTTACTGTGCCTTCCTTTTGGAACTAGTTTAAAAAATAAATCTACAATTATAAATAATTTATCAGATCTAGGTGCAAATATTCACGAATTAAATTGTGTACGAAAACATCTATCTGCAATCAAAGGTGGAAAAATGGTTGAAAATTTACGTGCAAAGCTGATATCTCTTGTTTTATCTGATGTGCAAAATAACGATCTCACTGTTATATCTTCGGGCTGTACGTATTTTGACTCTACCACATTTTCTGACGCCATATCTATACTACAAAAATATCATCTGCAAGATGACTATCCTGATATAACTCGACATTTTCTTGATGGGGCATCTGGACAAATTCCAGAGACTAGTAAATCTACTACCATACCGCACATCATACTATTATCTAATCAGGATTGTCTAGATGCCATGAATGCATGTGCCAAGAATTTAGGATATACTAGTAATATTCTGTCGATATATGATGATGTGGAGAATTGTGCATCATTCATACTAGACTCCTTTGATGAGTCTGAGAAATCCTGTCTCATATTTGGTGGCGAGCCTACGGTGCGCAAATCTGGTAATGGTCTAGGTGGGCGAAATCAGCAGTTGGTTTTGCATTTATTGCACCTTGTACAAAATAATCCTAAAAAACTGATCTTCGGCTCTGTGGGAACTGATGGTATTGATGGGAATACAAAATATGCCGGTGCACTTGTTGAGAATGTAAAAAATGATGACATTGCTACTTTTTTGAAAAATAATGACTCTAGTACATTTTTTGAAAAGTACGGTGGTTTGATCAAACTTGGCCCTACCAATACAAATTTGTTAGATATTGGAATTATTTTATATTAATTCTAATAATTTTGTAGCTGGGTTTTCTTGCTTTGTATACTTGTAAATTATATTTAATTTTCTCTGCTGAATTAATCCCGTGATGAACCCTAAACGTTTTTCAATAAATGTATCTACTTTACCTCCTCTGGTTATCTGCTGATGCATTATCTTTGAGTGAATTGCAATCTCTACATTCTCTGTGTCTTTTATTGCAAATACACCAATTCCCCAAAATATTCCAATGTGTAATGCAACATATTTTGATTGTAAATCTTCTAGTTGATTCAGATAAATGTCTGGATGAGCCCTATTCTGTTTCAAAACCTTGTTACTTGTGTCTATAATCCAGGCAATACCTTTGGCATTTCCATCAAACGATAATTTTTTATACAATGTGTAAAATATCTATAAAATTACTATTGAGTCTTTTTTTAAAATATTTTATACCAACTCTTCAAATTCTTATGTAAATTTGCTGAAATTATGATTTATTGGTATTGTGCCTAAATTATCATATTATTAGTAATAATTGTTATGTGGCTTTTATATGAAAATGAACAACAAGTCTCGTTGTTTAAGATTTTTGGATTTCTTTTGATATTTATCTGCTCTATATCCGTATATGGTTCTTATTCAAGTCTACTAGATGACGCATATGATTTTCATACAAATTCTCAATGGTATTTGGGGATGAATTTGAATGTTGGAGATACATACCACTATCGTATATGTGACTATACATTCGATGTACCTAATACCATTCCATATTGCTACGAACTTGTTTTAGATGTATTGGTACGATACGATGATGACTCCCTGTTAATTTTAGGTGATGTAGAGTCTGACTCAAATATTTCAAACAGTTTATTGTTTACTTTTTCTGAAACTGGTACATTTAAAACTCTTTTAATAAAAGACAGATTATATGGATTTTCTATACAAAACACTATACTATATCTAAATAATTTTGCAACTCCTTCCTCTCCTAAATCCCTTAACGTAGGTAACTCTTTTGGTACTGTAGATTCTCCATTCGGTGACGTTGATATTGTTGTTTCAAAACATATTCGAGGTAATCATATGACTGATGGTTATTATCAATTAGATTTAGATTTAGCAACACATTCTATGTTTTGGCTTGATCCCAATTTACCATTTCCAATATATGCCATTGCGTATAATCCACATGACATAAACACTGAATACCCACTGTATGAATATACACTTTTGAACCATTCTAGCCTTTCTTCTAATTACACAATTAATTATTTAGATGACTCAAATTATCATGATACTATTCTGAATTCTATAACTCAAGAGTCTGTACACTCAATTCCTTCACAGATTCCATCAAATGATGCCTATTTGCAAGGTTATACTACTAAATTTTAGGTGTATTGGTGATTTATCTAATGCCTCTTTCTGATTCAAAAAAATCTTTATCATGTGAAATTGATTCTGTTGATTTACACAAGTGTAAGACTATAGAGTATCATGGAGAGCAGGTGTGTCGTCTTTGTGGTAAGGTACAAGGTAGTGTAATTGTTCATGATCCAGCACTCATTGAAGAATCAACATCTGGTTTTCATACATTGAAAATGAATAATACTGATCTTAAATCCATACTCAAAAATCCTTATTCAGCTAAAATATTTGAACGTCAAACACGTTCTCCTATGTTTAGTTTATACGTTCCATTTGAATTGACATGTCATAAACTCCAATTACCAAAATTTCTCATAGTAGAAGCTATATCTACATATACAAAGATTTTATCTCATTTAAAAAATTTTAAATCCAAAAATGATCCAAAACGTGTTCCTGCCTACCAAATCAGCTATGTTTTGCATATATAAAACCTGTAAAAATTATTCTGTTGCAATAACTTTGGATTCTATATTTGAAAAGACGGTCATGACATATTCTCGTAAACCAAATCAAAACCCAAAACAGATTTTTAATAAAATCTCAAAAATAGTTTCTACCATGGATTTGATGAAATTGTTCCTTCCAAAATCTAAAACTATTCATTGTCTGTACTACTTTAACATCTACATGATAACAACTAGTACTCTATTACATGAAGACAAAGTGAATGTTCAAAAATTCAAACGTGCCGCCTATAATTATTTGATAAAGATTGCTGAATCTTCTCCCTCTAATAGCCCTCACAGTATTGCTAAAATCTCCATAAATCATACTTTTGACACATTTAACATTCGATGTAAAATATGAATTATTTTGGACCGACCATGTCTGCTGATTTTACATCCTGATCCCATCTACCTCGTATACCTTTGATTAAAGAGATTACCCCGAGCGTAATTATTATACTTACTAGAATAAAAAATCCAATTTTGTAATTCAGTATATCGGAGCACTCTATTTTTATTGGTGTATCTGTAGAATAATCAAAACAATCACCAAACGCCTGCTCTTGTATTGTGGCACTTGAATAATACCCACCGAATATTCCAAATATTATAAATCCTGCAAATATCAGACCAATTCCAAGCATTGTAAATCTTGTATCGCTCATAAATTACTCATCACGACTGTATAATTAAATTT
This window contains:
- a CDS encoding AAA family ATPase; protein product: MTKTIVLFNNKGGVGKTTFLFHLGYALERLGKKILFVNADPQCSLTSYICTNDEIEKYWNSKCSLYNVIEPLVKGSGDIKEVSPYIVKDRNIRLIVGDVLLSSFEPLLSSTWVESLAGEEKGFRISSAIYRAFQKIASDNTLDYVLIDVGPNLGSLNRSILLSCDYFLIPIIPDMFSLRGLSNIGSTFSKWIINWADAKKRFEKDVETLPFGIQSGRPAFAGIINQQFNISGGKITRSFKYWADESKPVIEEKIINVFEKLGDDMLVDLNGGSYQLGDFKNYHGLAADSQKYKKPISELKGVAGVNPGNAHSFKTNESEFRKVATRIIEKT
- a CDS encoding DUF4147 domain-containing protein, producing MKHHLSHTNSKINDAIQIIQAGMSVTNLDDIIKKHLNTFDESDPIYIVAYGKASVIMTESVGKLFSVRGGVVILPSGYNHNLNSSKYDILYADHPTPSENSIYAAKHVLSFLKQRSPNDLVLFLISGGGSSLLCLPFGTSLKNKSTIINNLSDLGANIHELNCVRKHLSAIKGGKMVENLRAKLISLVLSDVQNNDLTVISSGCTYFDSTTFSDAISILQKYHLQDDYPDITRHFLDGASGQIPETSKSTTIPHIILLSNQDCLDAMNACAKNLGYTSNILSIYDDVENCASFILDSFDESEKSCLIFGGEPTVRKSGNGLGGRNQQLVLHLLHLVQNNPKKLIFGSVGTDGIDGNTKYAGALVENVKNDDIATFLKNNDSSTFFEKYGGLIKLGPTNTNLLDIGIILY